In the genome of Neodiprion fabricii isolate iyNeoFabr1 chromosome 4, iyNeoFabr1.1, whole genome shotgun sequence, the window CATTTAGCCTTAAGATTTCaagttcttgttttttttttttgcttttttttgctttctccTTAAACTTTAATTATGGACATCAAATGCGAcggtaattcattttttttcttcacctttgAAACAACAGATCATATATTAATTTACATAAAGTTATGTTTTATAATTCTAcgcaaggtaaaaaaaataacaaaaattacgTAAGAATATGTATAACttgttacatatttttattattctttgatCAATACAGAAAGagcgggagagagagagagagagagagcgcaaACTTTCGGCAACaaactgtgaaaatataattaactaAAAAACGTACTACATTGTACAATTGTTTCTATTCACAATTCATAAAATTAAATGCAATATGGAATAATCTCACTTTGAATGAATAACATgttcactttctttttctttgcgGTTCTTTATACTAAATGGGTGATaatgacaatgataataataataataataatatgctgCAAGCAATagaacaattttataaatttttttcgttcctttACATCATGGAATTTTATTAAACTGCTTAATTTTAAGCTGAATACAGCTGTATAGATCTGTCTGTATTTACACCAGGACGCGGatagttttatatttattttattttttcttgactGAAAATTAGTTTATTCTTATTTGTATGATTATATcgaaattcaagaaaatatgttcaaagaaaaaaatttgatacttcTTTAAGAACGGCGTCGCCTACTCAAATCAATCATTAATACTTTATACACGAGAAACGAACAGCATTACTATTTCTCTTCGTATTTTTTGAACATACACTTCTTCTACACGCAGTTATCAATACTTACTTACccatataataaaaatatgttctCAAACGcgtaatttttctatttctttttttttctcgtctcttttaattgtaaaaaaccTTGTTCGTCAACGAGTATGCATGTATTAACAATTTGCTAATTTAAATGGACGtactttttaaatatttttggcagcgaaatttttatttattttttcatcaaatcatTGTTCTTCGTAAAttactttcggaatttcgCGAAATATGAAGCTAGCAAAGAAAACAGAagataaaatgtaaaatttaaacGAAACACTATGCGGCTTGAAatctgtattatttttttcgtcctttTTCTCTTGTTATTTTTAGACTATATAAACCTACGTCGTCAAGTAATATAAATCTATTTAATTAAGTGCATGGgcattattaaaataaatattcttctatatatcatcattattccttaatataataacaaatattCACTTCATTTACTTAGTTTTGGAACCATAATTACCTATTATAGTCGAATATATAGTATGCTTATACCATGTACagactcttttttttttcataagagcttctttgcattttttaaacgattgaTGTCATGacaactcaattttttttctcacgctagcctttctttccttttttcgtcTATAATCCGGACataatttaaagaaaaaaaaagtctaatCTCTGTTCATATTTCACAAGAAATATGTTCGTACAACTACCGTGACGTGTGCAATGAAAATCACAATGTTTgagtataaaaaagaataacacAAATGACACAAACaaacaacagaaaaaaatgtttccttataaatgaaatttgtacactttggttgaaaaattgaacacgagttctttgcgattttttaatcaattaatcaacTTCCTGAGAAAAGGAGAATTTACTTTGGGACAAATATTGATGTACACATACTTCATGACCATATTTATGTAGGTATGCTCTGTCTCAttatgattaaaattttttttttttaaatacatttattgattattcaattttcaatttgaatatcGATCAAACGCTCGTTTTCAACCGAGCCTTTTggcattttatttataattatttctctttcgGAACATTCTCGTTCACTtaatatcgtaaaattttcttgctCACTCGACTATTGCGCAATCATTACTCTACGCGTTAATtcttaaaatgaaaatgggtGATCggtccttttctttttctcttcactcTCTCTCTACTGAAATTCGTCGTCGCTACTCAGAAGCATCGTTTTCTCGTtataattttgtgaaatagTAGCAACTCGTTGATTAGAGGTGTTGCGACGTTGAGGTGGCGGCACAGGCATATTTTGAGGGTCGTCAGGGTCGTAACTTGATACGCGCATTCCTCGCTGACCTTTACTTCCTCCTATTTAAGTGTGGTCACAGGTATTAGAAagtaaaaaaggaaatattAAACTGGATCGAACAATCAAGtttaactaattgtaagtgacAAATCTCATTATGTAATATTCAATACATGATGCTTGTCAcaatttagaattttcaatcagTTTGTCGACGCTGCTCGTTGAACTTTCAGTTTGAACTTTATCTTGACACATTTTCTTCATTGAATATGTAcgtaatgaatatttcaattacattCACATATAAATGtcaatatataatacacaaatTGTTGAAACAATTCCTATATGCAACACATTAATAATATGTTTCAAATAGCAAGCACCAGTGTGTTAACATGCAGGGAAAAATAATGCTTGAGTatgaagaagacgaagaagaaaacgaaaatttgttAGTAATAAGTATCGTTCGGTTATTTTGTTACATTCTTGATATcgaatctgtaaaaaaattaatagttaTAAATAGAGTTTCAAGAAACTCAAGAGAGATATGACCATTaatgaaatgataataaaaatattatgtgaATAATAGTGAAGGAGGTAGCGTCGACAAGTAGAGAAATTatgtaagtataaaaatttaacaaaagaTATATTCTTAAACAACTGAACTGGTGTTTTTGCTTGTACAATCCAATTGGAAAACCATAAATATTAGAATTTGATATTTTCGAAGCGAATGAAACTAATTCTTTTTGTTCGTCTCACAACAAAAGTAAATATGAAagttttctacatttttgtGATTCTTCGACAAATCGTagataattataaataattataccaGATTCATGTTTATCAAGATTAAAATTTCATAGCAAAACAGTATTTATTGCTCATAAAATCGTGTAGGTTTTATTGCGATAACTTAAGCAGTAATTTTCGGAGCAAATTGTCaattgtgaattattttattctcgtttcactgtaaatatttgagaaaaagaaagacaaaaCTGCGGTAGAAGAAAGATATTCAGTTTCATTCAGATTTTAAAAGGGTCTCGTTTTTCAGAGTTTCTTATTCTATCAGCTAACTCTACCTACATTTACGATGATCCTGTATCAAGTCGAGTATtaagtgaaaaatagtaaTCATATCGATTGTTCCCCGCCGAATTAATTGTTACAACTAACgattcgtatatttttcatagtatgtggagaaaaaaaaaagtatcaagaAATACAGCAGTTTAATTATTTACCATAAAAAGTCAGTTTATTACAGATATTAatagtgtatatatgtatatgtatatctatccatacgtatattcatattatgAAAGTTAGTTACACACAATCGTAATTTCTAAATAAGTACACTTCGATTAAACCTGGTacggataaatattttctcctGAGCTCAGTAAAgtttttcttgtctttttttttttatgttgtaATTTCTATTCAAGTCTTCACTAGTCGCGGTAACTTAGACGCCAAATTTGGTCGTAAAACGCGCGATGTGTAAATGTGAAAGTTATTTTGTCCCCCCCTTTACTTTTCAATATAAATGTATTTCATTATCAATTAGGATCAGCAGGTCACATAATAgtagtaataacaatattaataataataataataataataataatgaagcTTCTATACATAGTATTATCTTACTAGACAGGACTAAACGTTAAACGGAGTTacttttaaatttgaatatcatttTCATTGAAGTTTACTGCCGGCTAATCAACTACAACCCGGAGCCTACTAATCTATTTACAAAACGTTGTACAAAAAGAAGATaaatgcaaaaagaaaaaagaaaaaaaagaggaattaggaaaaagagaaaaccgtATAAATCGTACTATGTAAACACAACCATTATCAAATGCACACGATATCTTTCATATTTAAACTGGataaactacttttttttctttcaatgaaTTGTAAATCAGAAAAAGAATCTCGACGATATTCGCTATGTAACAAATTCATACAAAATTTTGACTGTATTGAAATATTGACTACAATAAATTTTAAGAGGGTAATATTTAATTGCAGATAAAGTGAGGATAATCTCTGAAAAACACTCGTGTTACATAATTTGAAAAGCTATTTCGCGATAAgaagtaataaattattattaatcctTAAATTGTAGTGGACTAATTTTTCTATATTCCTTCAAGACTGTTCTCTGAGTCGTAATTCTTAATCCAAAACTTTACAAGGAGACTTAATATGGTATCATAAATTCAGTtgtatttttgtcttttttagtTTGTTATAAACTTATCACTATCATATATCATGCATGTTGCGCAATGCACATGCTGcgtatacataaatacgtAATACATATACCTAGAAGTAagtttttctaataattttgtattattctCATTCGTCAACTCAcatcttacttttttttttcatgtcatGCAGGTATAAATGATATTATgatcaaaaatttatcgttatGAATTTAATGAATATCATTTTCGTTGAAAAGTTCGATATTGGGAGCGTAGTTCGTATATATGAACATTGctacatgtatttatataacaTAATGCGGAAATCATTCTATGGCGTCATATCTGaacacaaatttttattactgtagtctttctcttttaatttattttcaatttttcgtttgtattttttgcaatatgtataatattagtaagtttaaattaaaaattacagatgCCACAGTCGCGCGTCACACGCTCACAGCTTTTCGTACGGCAAGTGGGTAATAACCTCtgaaaagcaaagaaaacgttttcaaataacgtttcagatttttctttaGCCAGCTTAAAAAGTTACGGCTTTAACTTTTGGAAATCACATTTACTGCGTTGTTCACTACAACCATGAAATACTTATAATCCAATTATAATCCAATTACTCGACATGATCAAATTTTTGAgtcgtaaaaaattatttacatacgTGTGTGGCGAGCTGTGTTTAAACCACTACcttaagaaaaaagaaaaataaaataaaacactgagaaattgaagagaaaccaaaaaacgaaaactccTACGACTTAGCAAATGTCGgtgtatatgtaaataacTGTATAGAGTGTAGGTTGGTATTTACAAAAGCCAAAGCCAGCAAGCAGGattggtatatgtatatatatatatatatatatatatatatatatatatatatatatatatatatatatatatatatatatatatatgtatatatatatatatatgtatgtcctttaaaatttaaataaataatggagAAGGAATCAACAAAACTTTTGTGGAATTTATGCAGCTTAAGCGTTTAGAACTTCTATTTGTACCTggaattcaataaaaaaaacaaacataagTATTAGGGTGTTTCGTCTTTTcttgaaacaccctaataaGTATATGTCGTTACTTGTTTGGAAATAAATCATTGAATCAAGTCTGTTTACCGCGAATCATTTACCAAATTTAGAGGTGTTTTCATAAAATACTCGAGCTGTGTTCATCCCTCGTAAAaacgatataaataaataatgtgatTCTTGCAGGGAaggaaatatttcgaacaaTATAACATCATATTATATTCAACCGATCCCAATTGTGTTAACGGATAGGCTAACTAGACatacattttaaaattataatcaaactACTCATGCTCATGTAGAAATTGAAGCattgggtgaaatttttcgtattGCTATCCcagtatttcaatttttaaacacaaTTCCAACATTGTTAGAGCATTAGCAAAAAGAAATATGTACACGTATTAATCGTGCAGGAAATaggagaaaacaaaaaagaaaatgtaaaaattatcacGCAATGTCAAAATTCTTGATGCGTAACATGCTTCatcactttttcttctttttttttattcaatcacgTGTTTGAATCTTACTGAAAAACTCACCCGAACTGTACTGCGTGTACTGTTGGTATTGAGGATGAAAATTGTGTATCGCGTCGGTCATAATATCCTTGGGATTCATTGTCTCCTGTAACAAGGAATAGCAAATTGGTGTGAATTTTTAAGAACTTAAATGGCATAATGTTGATTTTAATGTTACGTGTACCGTGTATTGAATAATGGACAAAACCACAGGTTTTGTTTTCTTGCAAAGAATAAACGAAGCAAATAATGGCTCACTTTTAAACTGCTACTGATGCTCTGCATGGTAACACTCCTGCCTCTCGAATCAGTTACGCATCCAGCTGAGTAAACTTGATATGGAAATGCGTAGCGAAGCGCAATAGCGGCGAACAACATCTCTATGCAGATcaagaaattttgataacCAGCCGATACTGTACCAGCGCTGGTCGCCAGTCCGACGCTATTGATGGCAGATGAAATGACATTTGCCTTTTCGAGAACAGCCAGCAGCACACCTGAGAATTCGAAGTAACATGacagagaagaaaagaaaacaaaaggtATTTACATCCAGTTGGAATCAAGTGCTACtgttgttttgaaaaattgagataGGTATGTCGAAAGTGTTTAGGTGCGTTACCTTGCCAGAATGATAAGAAGATGACGCTTTTGACGGTGCAAAACTTGAGCACGGGTTCGAAAGGCGTGAGTAAATCTCTTGTagcgaaataaaatagaaacagTCCGTAAAGGGCGAGGGAAACGCTAATGTTGTATATTATTGTGATGTATATGTAACCACCGTCGGGCGACCAATCACCATCTCGATAATGCCCGAAGGCTTGCAGGAATATTATGACAAATGCCATGACGGGTTTGACAAGGCAGAACTGGAGGGTGGCTTGCTTGCAGAATCTTAGAAAACCGATGGTGTAAGTTTTACCGACTAGGCAGCAAGTTCCGTAGAGACAATTTGACCGTATCGGTTTCCCCCTTATTTCGGACATGATGTTACCCTCTCCACCCAAATACTCGTAGCACAGCGACAAGAAATTGTATATTACAAATGCCTCGTAACAGTCCCgtacggtgaaaaaatacacGTAGTAACTCTCGCTATTGAAGAATAACAACGATATCCAAGAATACGTTGCATATATCGGTACTATGAACAAAATCCTCACTATCCATCTCTGCTCAGTCGGATTTGTATACCATCTCAAATGCTGGTATATCTGAAaagaggtaaaagaaaatagtAATAGTAAATGTCAAACGAAATTCATACTTTCAATATGAAATTCCATACGGCTTGATACAGCCAAGAGATATGCATAATATTGAAAGTTTTAGATGAGCCAGAGATTTTTATATCTAGTCATTACTCCCTTTTACTTTCACTGCTCGTTGACCTTATTCCCACAGACTCCACTCTAGCTCACCAACATTTACATGGTTcaccgattttatttttttttctaacagaCAATTTATCACCTTCAAAGAACagatttcaacaatttcttcACAAACGTTTATGggggtaaaaattgaaatattttttgtctgGATACTGTGGCTAAGAAATGATAATATGAACATTGCGTATGAAAATTAACCATGAAGCAAACTGTTTCATTTCTCTAACAGTGTAAGTAGCGAAACCTTGTTTCTTTGTGCAGATTATCTATAAAACTAAGAATCTCACTTGTTGGCAAGTTAGGAACAACGCGGCCCAAACAAAAACACCGGCAATACCCTGGGCTGCTTTggtttgtagaaaaattggtgttcctGTTAAATTTGGGTCGCTACTCGGATCTGCGGCTCTGCTCATTGTGTCGTTGATGGCTCCTGATACAGTGGATGCCAGTGTTGAGGAAGCCTCCAAGACTGAGGTAGCCATGCCTCGTTATCcctgaacgaaaaaaaaaaaagtaagaacaAATTCTATCATTGTCATAAAGAAGTTACATCATTTGTTCTAATCTTTCCAAGGCATATACACAAACGTATCTCTTATTTTATCGGTCGATGCAAACTCTTCTAAATTTCCGTACTGACAATAATTGCATCTTCACCTTCTTGCATCATTCTGGCAAAGCTGATGCTAGCAGCCAGAATTAGCAGCCAAGCGTTCGAATGTTGGTTTCAATAAGGTAGTAAAGTAAcatgttgaagttagtaacgttatggTAACGATTTGTGCTAAGGAAAAGACGTTACTTTGTGATTttagaattatttgaaattcagtaaaccgtaatgaAACATGACTTACTCATATTTCTAAATCTTTGTTCCTTTAAAATCactgtaaaaataagaaattattgatattttttgccTAATGGTTCGTCAAGATAACGTTACTGACTTCAATCTTGTAGTGAAGTCGGAAAATCAAAACTTTGTGAAATACCTTCAACCCTCAATACTCTTATAGATTTATGAGGATAAAACTGAactggatttttttatttccaaaaagGTTAACACGTTTGGCTGCTAACTCTagctgctagcttcagcttcattCATTCTGACGAATGCTCTTACAGATTGAATGGAATgccgttttcttttcttttgttttttcaattttatttcaatttagtAAGTCTCAGTTACAAACGACTTGAACAATTCCACAAGAAGTTTGACAGTATCCCCTGAATCGCTTAGAGTACACAGTTTTTTCTATCTTGATCGGTTTCAACGAAAATGAACGTTACCTGGCTACAGAACAAGTTATGAAAAAAGCAAATGAAGGATATTACAGAAATGCGCAAAAAAACTTTCGACTTTTAACTATCATTGCGTCAGCTCAGAAATCAGGTTTTGTCAAGTCTGGTAACTTTTGTTCTTACCTAGTCCCGTGGCTTATACAgtcaataaaagaaaaaacatgaaTATCATGACGTGTTGCAGTCGAACAATCTATGATAAGATACGGATCCTGTGTGTGTCTTTACACCCCAGCTGTTAATTGTTGAGACAAGAATGCAacacgtatatatacctatacacttATAATATCGTAAATAGATAAACACTAAGCTTAGCAGCAATAAGAAAGCTAAGATGGAGAATCAGAGTTTATTGATTTTAGTCTCAATCCTTCAGCTGTTCGTGAAACAAgggaaacaaatatttttataaagttatcaaaattatttttgagcctaaaagaaataaagatttGGGAGTAGACGAATATCAAACAAGTTATTCAGAGATCCGGTCAGCCTTGAGAAATCATGGAGATCGTAGAATTAGTAGTTGTACAGAAAACTTTTCAGCAAATATAAgattatatattatgtgtaaatatatgGAATCGAGATCAAAAAAAGTAGATCCAGGGGTTGTCAAATCAAGCGAATGATCTCTAAATATGTGCTGATCAATTAGGTGCTAATCAATGTAATACAGTTTCATTAATTGCCAACTGCCTCTTGTTAGCGTTTGTCGAGTATCATTGACTCACAAATTTAAATAGAAATGTGTGTTGTGTGGTATAGATAGGCATATTTGTAGAAAGTATATATTACATGTGGTTACGTCAAAACTGTATGAAATAGCTGTTGGCCTGCGGAGAGAAACTGTTGCGTATATTATGTTTGTACGGAAATTTTTCGAcgtcattattattcaattatcatCATTGTTGGAGGtattgtttcttcttctctccctctcttcttTAAATGTGATCTCGCGAGCGTCGAGCCAATATGACGTGATTTTTAGAGTGATTCATAATCAAGATGAACGGGGTAAATTATAGTTACTGAACGATCGCGATcggtaaatatattttttttaatcaaacaagCGTGCGTTAATTATCGTAAGAATGATAAATTTTAGGTCAAAACCTATAGCGTCAACAATTTGCAAGCggcattattataattaaaaattataattcaacgaaattgTGTGCTTTTGAGGAAATAATTAATGTAGAAGGTACAGTAGCGACACGGTTTGTCCGTTGTTTCCGAATACACACGTAGATATGTGGGTAAAAATCAAGGTTATGAGATTGGTGGACGGAGATAGGGGCACAATACTTTTATACGTACACTGGCGCGTGTTAGTGCAGAGCATGCACGTATATCGCGAATTGGAAAGGTAAATATCCCATTGGCATTAAATCGGCCGAATAAATGACGAAAACGGCCATATGCACCATGCGATGCCAAAATCGGGGATAATGTTCGCAACCCCGTAAGATGAAAATCAATATCCATAACAATAACAGCACAATTTATAGCTGCTAACCTGCGGGCAATTGTCGGTCGCAATACGGATATGCAGATATTTCCATATTTACAGCTCAAAACTCAACGTCTGTGATTTAcatgattttgttttttcttactACTTCGACGTCGTTCTTTTATTCCAACGAACCCAACGGTCAACGGAACATAATTTATGCGGAACGGGAAAAGAGAAGTGTTATCGAACGACAAATTTGTGAGCAACCAAAGTGGACGAGGTAAATACCCACCGCGAACAAGACGTCACCTCGGCAATATTCCTGGAATTGAAGAGTACGCGTAGCCGTCTTGTCAGCCAGTCTCGTAATAGAAGATGGGCTGAATTTCTTCGCGTAAAGAGTTCAAGGAGCCTGCCAGTCGCTTCGGAGGAACGTTGAATGTTATAGATTTACTGAGTTTTCCCACCGATCGATCGATCCTCACTTATTTTCACGTCAATATCACCGAGATACACTTTTACGCGACATTATTAAGCAGCTGTCGAACACCTCGACCGTGGTGCGTCGTATGGTATGGAACTGTGGATTTATTTACGGTATATA includes:
- the LOC124181260 gene encoding transmembrane protein 184B isoform X1 — translated: MATSVLEASSTLASTVSGAINDTMSRAADPSSDPNLTGTPIFLQTKAAQGIAGVFVWAALFLTCQQIYQHLRWYTNPTEQRWIVRILFIVPIYATYSWISLLFFNSESYYVYFFTVRDCYEAFVIYNFLSLCYEYLGGEGNIMSEIRGKPIRSNCLYGTCCLVGKTYTIGFLRFCKQATLQFCLVKPVMAFVIIFLQAFGHYRDGDWSPDGGYIYITIIYNISVSLALYGLFLFYFATRDLLTPFEPVLKFCTVKSVIFLSFWQGVLLAVLEKANVISSAINSVGLATSAGTVSAGYQNFLICIEMLFAAIALRYAFPYQVYSAGCVTDSRGRSVTMQSISSSLKETMNPKDIMTDAIHNFHPQYQQYTQYSSGGSKGQRGMRVSSYDPDDPQNMPVPPPQRRNTSNQRVATISQNYNEKTMLLSSDDEFQ
- the LOC124181260 gene encoding transmembrane protein 184B isoform X2 translates to MATSVLEASSTLASTVSGAINDTMSRAADPSSDPNLTGTPIFLQTKAAQGIAGVFVWAALFLTCQQIYQHLRWYTNPTEQRWIVRILFIVPIYATYSWISLLFFNSESYYVYFFTVRDCYEAFVIYNFLSLCYEYLGGEGNIMSEIRGKPIRSNCLYGTCCLVGKTYTIGFLRFCKQATLQFCLVKPVMAFVIIFLQAFGHYRDGDWSPDGGYIYITIIYNISVSLALYGLFLFYFATRDLLTPFEPVLKFCTVKSVIFLSFWQGVLLAVLEKANVISSAINSVGLATSAGTVSAGYQNFLICIEMLFAAIALRYAFPYQVYSAGCVTDSRGRSVTMQSISSSLKETMNPKDIMTDAIHNFHPQYQQYTQYSSEVITHLPYEKL